In a genomic window of Flavobacterium lipolyticum:
- a CDS encoding ComF family protein has product MFNYLINLFFPKVCVGCHTLLLSGETILCTRCRHELPLTQYHLNPKNEAVKKFYGRIDMQHASAFLYFNKKGIVQELIHNLKYKGHEEIGTFLGNWYAEDLKELRLKIPFDVIIPVPLHPKKLKKRGYNQVTTFGTTLSKSLAIPFDPGLLYRKKYSKTQSKKNLLGRSESIENIFDVKFSNENHNKHFLIVDDVLTTGATLEACSRALQKIPGAKISIVCMAMANS; this is encoded by the coding sequence GTGTTTAATTATCTCATCAACCTCTTTTTTCCTAAAGTTTGTGTCGGATGTCACACCCTTTTACTTAGTGGTGAAACTATTTTGTGCACCCGTTGTCGCCACGAATTACCTCTTACTCAATACCATTTGAATCCAAAAAATGAGGCTGTGAAGAAATTTTATGGAAGAATCGACATGCAGCATGCATCGGCATTTTTGTATTTCAACAAAAAAGGAATTGTTCAGGAACTGATCCATAATCTCAAATACAAAGGTCATGAAGAAATCGGGACTTTTCTAGGTAATTGGTATGCCGAAGATTTAAAAGAATTACGTTTAAAAATTCCTTTTGATGTAATCATTCCTGTACCACTGCATCCCAAAAAACTAAAAAAACGAGGTTATAATCAGGTGACTACTTTTGGCACCACTTTATCTAAAAGTCTGGCAATTCCTTTTGACCCAGGCTTATTGTACCGAAAAAAATATTCAAAAACCCAATCTAAAAAAAATCTTTTAGGAAGATCCGAAAGCATCGAAAACATCTTCGACGTCAAATTTTCGAATGAAAATCACAACAAACATTTTTTAATCGTTGACGATGTATTGACAACGGGCGCTACCCTTGAAGCCTGTTCCAGAGCTTTACAAAAAATTCCCGGTGCCAAAATCAGCATTGTCTGTATGGCAATGGCAAATTCATAA
- a CDS encoding reprolysin-like metallopeptidase: MKKNLLFLFFTFCCAGVYAQNDGLWQKVDAVSLSKRGVMPQSGRLYYKLNSDFLKAKLSVTTARTARNTSTEITFPNAGGVLERFSVWESSNFEPELQAKYPEIRAYEGRGLDDKTAKIYFSVAPIGVQTMVLRTDKPSEYIEQNQEDKSSYVLFTKNDVASKSRLTCKTTDVLASSSTSPNTAKSAANNKVFKTFRLALSCTGEYTAYFGGTKAGALAGMNATLARVNAVFNKDLAVRVVLIANNDAVIYTNGLTDPYSNPDRGTSKDPSDGNDYWSKEVQSTLTSVIGEANYDIGHLFGASGGGGNAGCIGCVCDSPTPSDAMGKGSAYTSPSDQKPEGDSFDIDFVAHEMGHQFGGYHTFSFDGSERTGLNVEPGSGSTIMGYAGVSKGYDVQNHSDDYFAYASILQIQNTLSGKNCPVSTAIANNPPVVDAGADYTIPISTPFILTGTGSAVTGVTYTWEQLDSASGSSTANSNSTAYPEKPNGPLFRSVRPGNSLVRYMPDLNTVLLNKLTTTWESVSSVARTLHFTLTARDNGASGVAQTNTDTMIATVVTSAGPFTVTSQNTDDVSWPIGSNQTITWAVNNTSTLQGSSSVNIKLSTDGGLTFPIILASNTPNDGSQTVQIPTSVTASTNCRLKIEPTANIYYALNSKSFAVGYTSTTTCDSYSFGNAFAIPSGNSFTSKTVNVPASTGTISDVNVLVNVTHDKLSDFELQIVNPQGTVVNLYNRNSCGGINSTLALQFDDAGVALDCSKTTSQIVVPIDLLSVFNGQDPKGTWSFRVRDAVSGNFGTINSASLNICNKAFFLGEIDIENVAFTLYPNPNRGNFTIQFTSDSINRVQVYVHDILGRQVYFNSFDKTPYFNQNIQLAGATAGMYLVTVIEGERRTVKKIVLY, from the coding sequence ATGAAAAAAAACCTACTTTTTTTATTTTTTACTTTTTGCTGTGCTGGTGTATATGCCCAAAATGATGGTTTGTGGCAAAAAGTTGATGCTGTTTCACTAAGCAAAAGAGGAGTTATGCCTCAATCAGGGCGATTGTACTATAAGCTGAATTCAGATTTTCTGAAGGCTAAACTTAGTGTTACTACTGCTAGAACAGCAAGAAATACTTCGACAGAAATTACATTCCCTAATGCCGGAGGTGTACTGGAACGTTTTTCAGTTTGGGAATCTTCTAATTTTGAGCCTGAGTTACAGGCAAAATATCCGGAAATCAGAGCTTATGAAGGACGCGGTTTAGACGACAAGACGGCGAAGATTTATTTTAGTGTAGCGCCAATTGGGGTTCAGACGATGGTACTTCGTACAGATAAGCCATCAGAATATATCGAGCAAAATCAGGAAGACAAATCGTCCTATGTTTTGTTTACCAAAAATGATGTAGCTTCAAAATCTCGCTTGACTTGTAAAACAACAGACGTATTAGCCAGTTCAAGTACTTCACCCAATACTGCAAAATCGGCAGCAAACAATAAAGTTTTCAAAACCTTTAGACTGGCACTGTCTTGTACAGGTGAATACACCGCTTATTTTGGAGGTACAAAAGCAGGTGCATTGGCAGGAATGAATGCTACTTTGGCGCGAGTAAATGCTGTTTTTAATAAAGACCTCGCTGTAAGAGTGGTATTAATTGCCAATAATGATGCTGTAATTTATACCAATGGGCTAACAGATCCTTATTCTAACCCAGATAGAGGAACCTCTAAAGATCCTTCAGATGGTAATGATTATTGGAGCAAAGAAGTTCAAAGCACTTTAACGAGTGTAATTGGAGAAGCTAATTATGATATCGGACATTTGTTTGGAGCGTCAGGAGGAGGAGGAAATGCAGGTTGCATTGGCTGTGTTTGCGATAGTCCGACACCGTCTGATGCAATGGGGAAGGGAAGTGCTTATACATCACCGTCTGACCAGAAACCGGAAGGTGATAGCTTTGATATTGATTTTGTTGCTCATGAAATGGGACATCAGTTTGGAGGATATCATACTTTTTCTTTTGATGGATCAGAAAGAACAGGCTTAAATGTTGAACCGGGAAGCGGATCAACTATAATGGGTTATGCAGGAGTGTCTAAGGGCTATGATGTTCAGAATCATTCAGACGATTATTTTGCTTACGCCAGCATTCTGCAAATCCAGAATACGTTGTCTGGAAAGAATTGTCCCGTTAGTACAGCCATAGCAAATAATCCTCCGGTAGTTGATGCCGGTGCAGATTATACAATTCCGATTAGTACACCGTTTATTTTAACCGGTACTGGTTCAGCTGTTACTGGTGTGACCTATACCTGGGAGCAATTGGATAGTGCGTCGGGATCATCAACTGCAAACAGCAATAGTACAGCCTATCCTGAAAAACCAAATGGACCTTTATTTAGGTCTGTACGTCCGGGGAATTCACTTGTTCGTTATATGCCCGACTTGAACACTGTACTTTTGAACAAGTTGACCACAACTTGGGAATCGGTTTCTTCTGTTGCAAGAACATTGCATTTTACCCTGACTGCAAGAGACAATGGTGCATCGGGAGTTGCACAGACGAATACTGATACAATGATTGCAACGGTCGTAACTAGTGCCGGACCATTTACGGTTACTTCGCAAAATACAGATGACGTTAGTTGGCCAATAGGATCGAACCAGACTATAACATGGGCAGTGAACAATACCAGTACACTACAGGGATCTTCGTCAGTAAATATCAAGCTATCAACAGATGGAGGTCTGACATTTCCAATAATTTTAGCCTCAAACACACCGAATGACGGTTCGCAAACCGTTCAGATTCCGACCAGTGTAACTGCTTCAACAAATTGCAGACTTAAGATTGAACCAACAGCAAATATTTATTATGCTTTAAATAGTAAGTCGTTTGCAGTGGGGTATACTTCAACGACAACTTGTGATTCTTATAGTTTCGGGAATGCTTTTGCTATTCCTTCCGGAAATTCCTTTACTTCTAAAACGGTAAATGTGCCGGCATCAACCGGGACAATTTCCGATGTAAATGTTTTGGTTAATGTAACACACGATAAGCTTTCAGATTTCGAATTGCAAATAGTAAATCCGCAGGGTACGGTGGTTAATTTATATAATCGTAACAGCTGTGGCGGAATAAATTCTACTTTGGCTCTTCAGTTTGACGATGCCGGAGTTGCTTTAGATTGTTCCAAAACTACAAGTCAGATTGTTGTTCCAATTGATTTATTGAGTGTGTTTAACGGTCAGGATCCTAAAGGAACCTGGAGTTTTAGAGTTCGAGATGCAGTTTCGGGTAATTTTGGAACTATAAATTCAGCTTCATTGAATATTTGCAATAAAGCATTTTTTTTAGGAGAGATTGATATTGAAAATGTAGCGTTTACTTTATACCCGAATCCGAACAGAGGAAATTTTACCATTCAGTTTACTAGTGATTCAATCAACAGAGTTCAGGTTTATGTACACGATATTCTTGGCAGACAAGTATATTTTAACTCTTTTGATAAAACGCCTTATTTTAATCAAAATATTCAATTAGCAGGAGCTACAGCAGGGATGTACCTGGTGACTGTAATAGAGGGGGAGCGCAGAACGGTTAAGAAAATAGTCCTATACTAG
- a CDS encoding bifunctional riboflavin kinase/FAD synthetase: MKLFHSINDFQSTKKTILTLGTFDGVHIGHKKILERITQNTENGKYESLVLTFFPHPRMVLQEKSEIKLLNTITEKSKLLEATGIENLIIHPFNESFSRLTAEEFVHSILVDQFHIQKIIIGHDHRFGRNRTANIDDLIAFGHEYGFEVEQISAQEIQDVSVSSTKIRIALSEGNMSLANDYLGYHYFLSGEVVQGKQLGRTIGFPTANIEINDEYKLIPKAGVYVVKVLIDQKEVSGMMNIGFNPTVDGQKQTIEVNLFDFDADIYGKKIQVSLLQYLREEQKFGSVDLLKEQLHLDRKNALAFLNKI; the protein is encoded by the coding sequence TTGAAGCTCTTTCATTCTATAAACGATTTTCAGTCAACCAAGAAAACAATTTTAACTCTTGGAACTTTTGACGGTGTACATATTGGCCATAAAAAAATTCTGGAACGCATTACCCAAAACACTGAAAACGGAAAGTATGAAAGTTTAGTGCTTACCTTTTTTCCTCATCCAAGAATGGTACTGCAGGAAAAATCAGAAATAAAACTTTTAAATACCATCACTGAAAAGTCAAAGCTTCTGGAAGCAACCGGAATCGAAAATCTGATCATTCATCCTTTTAACGAAAGTTTCTCCAGACTAACCGCTGAAGAGTTTGTACATTCAATTTTGGTAGATCAGTTTCATATCCAGAAAATAATTATTGGTCATGATCATCGCTTTGGCAGAAACAGAACGGCCAATATTGATGATTTAATCGCTTTCGGTCATGAATACGGTTTTGAAGTTGAGCAAATCTCCGCTCAGGAAATTCAGGACGTTTCTGTAAGTTCAACCAAAATCAGAATAGCACTCAGCGAAGGAAATATGTCTTTGGCAAATGATTATCTGGGCTATCACTACTTTTTATCCGGTGAAGTTGTTCAGGGAAAACAGCTGGGAAGAACTATTGGTTTTCCAACGGCTAACATCGAAATTAATGATGAGTATAAACTGATTCCTAAAGCAGGCGTATACGTCGTAAAAGTTTTGATCGATCAAAAAGAGGTTTCGGGGATGATGAACATTGGTTTTAATCCAACTGTTGACGGGCAAAAACAAACCATCGAAGTGAATCTTTTTGATTTTGATGCCGATATTTATGGTAAAAAAATTCAGGTTTCGTTATTACAATACCTGAGGGAAGAACAAAAGTTCGGCTCTGTCGATTTGTTAAAAGAACAATTGCATCTGGACAGAAAAAATGCTCTCGCATTTTTAAACAAAATTTAG